The following are encoded together in the Colius striatus isolate bColStr4 chromosome 5, bColStr4.1.hap1, whole genome shotgun sequence genome:
- the ASNS gene encoding asparagine synthetase [glutamine-hydrolyzing], giving the protein MCGIWALFGSDECLSVQCLSAMKIAHRGPDAFRFENVNGFTNCCFGFHRLAVVDQLYGMQPIRVKKFPYLWLCYNGEIYNFKQLQKQFGFEYQTLGDGEVILHLYNRGGIEQTASMLDGVFAFILLDTANRKVFLARDTYGVRPLFKVLTDDGFLGVCSEAKGLINLKHSTSLRPKVEPFLPGHYEVLDLKPSGKVASVELVKFHSYKDEPLHAACDTVENLPSGFDLETVKSNIRILFENAVRKRLMAHRRIGCLLSGGLDSSLVAAVLLKLMKEINISYPLQTFAIGMENSPDLLAARKVAAHIGSEHHEVIFNSEEGIQAIEDVIFALETYDITTIRASIGMYLVSKYIRKKTDSVVIFSGEGSDELTQGYIYFHKAPSPEEAAEESERLLKELYLFDVLRADRTTAAHGLELRVPFLDHRFTSYYLSLPAELRIPKNGIEKYLLRQSFEDSNLLPKEILWRPKEAFSDGIASVKKSWFSILQDYIDQQVDDLLLEKAAEKYPFNPPKTKESYYYRQIFEKHYSGQSSWLPHYWMPRWVKATDPSARTLKHYKSATQE; this is encoded by the exons ATGTGTGGTATCTGGGCCCTGTTTGGGAGTGATGAATGCCTTTCTGTCCAGTGTCTAAGTGCCATGAAGATAGCACACAGAGGTCCTGATGCATTTCGTTTTGAGAATGTCAATGGATTCACCAACTGCTGTTTTGGTTTCCACCGCCTTGCAGTTGTTGATCAGTTATATGGTATGCAGCCTATCCGGGTGAAGAAATTCCCATATCTGTGGCTGTGTTACAATGGAGAAATCTACAATTTCAAGCAA ttgcaGAAGCAGTTTGGATTTGAATATCAAACATTAGGGGATGGTGAGGTTATCCTTCATCTTTACAATAGGGGAGGAATAGAACAAACAGCATCCATGCTAGATGGTGTATTTGCTTTCATCCTTCTGGAcactgcaaacagaaaagtGTTTCTGGCGAGAGATACCTATGGAGTCAGACCACTGTTTAAGGTGCTCACTGATGATGGATTTTTGGGTGTCTGTTCAGAGGCAAAAG GACTTATCAACTTAAAGCATTCAACATCCTTACGTCCTAAAGTGGAGCCATTTCTCCCGGGTCATTATGAAGTGTTGGATTTAAAGCCCTCAGGCAAAGTTGCATCAGTGGAATTGGTAAAATTTCATAGCTATAAAGATGAACCACTCCATGCTGCATGTGATACAGTGGAAAATCTGCCCTCAG GCTTTGATCTTGAAACAGTGAAAAGCAATATTcgtattttgtttgaaaatgctGTTAGAAAACGTTTGATGGCTCACAGAAGGATTGGTTGTCTTCTGTCAG GAGGCTTAGATTCCAGCTTGGTTGCAGCTGTTCTTCTAAAACTGATGAAAGAAATCAACATCAGTTATCCCTTACAAACCTTTGCAATTGGAATGGAAAACAGTCCTGACTTACTGGCTGCCAGAAAG GTGGCAGCACATATAGGCAGTGAACATCATGAAGTAATATTTAATTCTGAAGAGGGAATTCAGGCAATAGAGGACGTTATCTTTGCCTTGGAAACCTATGATATAACAACTATAAGAGCTTCAATTG gtATGTATCTTGTCTCCAAATATATACGGAAGAAAACAGACAGTGTGGTCATTTTTTCAGGAGAGGGGTCAGATGAACTGACACAAGGATATATATATTTCCATAAG GCACCATCTCCCGAGGAAGCTGCAGAAGAGAGTGAGAGGCTTCTGAAGGAACTCTACCTGTTTGATGTACTTCGCGCAGACAGAACTACTGCAGCACACGG TCTTGAACTGAGAGTCCCATTTTTGGATCATCGATTTACTTCTTACTATTTATCTCTGCCAGCAGAACTGCGAATCCCCAAG AATGGAAttgaaaaataccttttaaGACAGTCCTTTGAAGATTCCAACTTGCTTCCCAAAGAAATACTCTGGAGACCGAAAGAAGCTTTCAGTGATGGTATAGCATCAGTAAAGAAATCCTGGTTTTCTATTCTTCAGGACTATATTGATCAACAG GTTGATGACCTTTTGCTggaaaaggcagcagagaaaTATCCTTTCAATCCTCCTAAAACAAAAGAGAGTTATTACTACCGGCAGATCTTTGAAAAGCACTACTCGGGGCAGAGCAGCTGGCTGCCTCACTACTGGATGCCCAGATGGGTCAAGGCTACTGATCCTTCTGCTCGCACATTGAAGCATTACAAGTCAGCTACCCAAGAATAG
- the LOC133625540 gene encoding uncharacterized protein LOC133625540 translates to MSPPTSKNETQAFPGVVGFWRMHIANYSMIVSPLYHVTQKKNDFEWGPEQQQSFEQIKQEIVHAMALGPVWIGPDVKNVLYTTAGENGPTWSLWQRAPGETRGRPLAFWSWGYRGSEARYTPTEKEILAAYEGVQAASEVIGTETQLLLPPRLPVLGWMFKGRASSTHHATDATWSKWISLITQGACVRNSICPGILELITNWPECEDSEISPEKETTRAEEAPSYEELPEDEKRMSIA, encoded by the coding sequence atgtctccaccaactagcAAAAacgaaacacaagctttcccaggtgttgtgggtttttggagaatgcacattgcaaattacagtatgattgtaaGTCCTCTCTACCAtgtgacacagaagaaaaatgattttgaatggggtcctgaacagcaacaaagttttgaacaaattaaacaggagattgttcatgcaatggcgcttgggccagtctggataggaccagatgttaaaaatgtgctctacaccacagctggggagaatggccctacttggagtctttggcagagagcacctggggagaccCGAGGCCGACCCCTTGCGTTCTGGAGttggggatacagaggatctgaggcccgatacactccaactgagaaggagatactggcagcatatgaaggagttcaagctgcgtCAGAAGTGATTGGTACGGAAACACAACTTCTCTTAccacctcgactgccagtgctgggctggatgttcaaagggagggcctcctccacacatcatgcaactgatgctacatggagtaagtggatctcACTGATCACACAAGGAGCTTGTGTAAGAAATTCTATCtgccctggaattctggaattgatcacgaactggccagagtgtgaagacagtgaaatatcaccagagaaggagacgacacgtgctgaagaggccccatcgtacgaggaacttccagaagacgagaagcg